In Aedes albopictus strain Foshan chromosome 3, AalbF5, whole genome shotgun sequence, the genomic window CGcggaaacgaaaaacattttccactacaaaaaaaaatagaagataccttgatccattctcttcatgtgcacgaaaaccgattttcaaaatgttgcttcgttatttaataaaaaatcaaaaaccaaaaagtgaggaaatgcttccagtttcgctttaagaaggtttcacaatttttttttagattcataAGCACGTTGAACATTTCACATTTGCAAACAAAGTTTAATGGAATATTGCATTTAAGACGAACTATTGATTTCACTTATTTATTAGAAAGGCAAGTGACAATTCAAAAGAGTCTCAGTTTTATTAGTAGCAAGAAAAACGAAAAACTTAACTCATTTGAGAAAACTTCCAATCAAGATTTTAAAACGTGTAAGGTCACATTGAACGTAAATAGCCAAGTTTAATACTAAAACACTCCAATTCTAGTGTCATTGCTACTTAAAACTTGTTTTAATCACTTTTCCTGATATTTTTAACGAGTGTTCCTTTTATTCCTTCTGTTTACTTCGCAGGAGGATTGCGAAGGCGACCTTGGAGACCTGTTGGCCACGTTGGCGTCCTATTAGATTTAAGGCTGCTCTCGTGAATTGTTAAACTAACATTAGTCAAAAGCTGCTGGCACAAATTAAACTGTTTTATTTAATATTAGAGTTCATAAGAAGATCTTCAGCCCAAGGCTGTTTAATATTTGAGGGAATCCGATAACTCATTTTTGTAGAATTGTTTTATGAATTTGTTACTTTGCTTTGGTAATGGAATTACATCCTTTTTTGTTTCATTTACGGCCACAATTTCTATGACTGAATCGAATCCGTTCCCATTCTCCGTTTTCTTCTAGGATGACCTAGGAAGCGATTTGGGCAACTTGCTTGCCGAACTGGCTTCGTTCTAAGGCGCAGCTTCACCTTAAATTATGGAACAATCTGTTATATTGATGAATCTATTGTGGATGTTTTAAGTATAGTGATTCAAAAAGTATTTATTACATAGCTTTAAAACCATTTAAGCACTCTGAAATAGTTGGTCCATTGGaataaataaaccattgtgcattGTGTCCTTGTTCTGCGTAAATTATATTGCTTACCACTATGTGTATGGTAAATCATACCAAAACGGGTGATTCGTTATGCACCATCGCTATGTTACCCCATAAATCATTCATGTATGACAAACATAATCATTTTCTCAACGTGATGACAGTCCCTGCTTTTTGCTTCCATTCCCAAAATCCGAAACCAAAACATTGTTATTTATTCACATAATCAATTGGGCTTGCAACAATCTTTAAGGCTAAGAGCACACTTCTCTGTCAAATTTCGAGCCGTGTTTTGAAAGCAGTACCTTTACCTTTGCAGGACGATTTGAGCGGTGACTACCGAGACGTTTTGGTAACTCTCACCGCCTTTTAAGGGTTCAAATAATCATCACCGGGGGAATTGTTTCAAGTATTGTTGCTAAGGTGTTTTAAGTGTATTTATTGTCGTTTCTTTCACAATAACAAGTGTACGCATGTTTGGTTAAAAACTTTATCACAGATTCGGTCTCTAAGACtgtaaaagtaataaaaaaaCTTATCCCTAAAAGTCCGTAGCCTAATATCACTTCTTCCGAACGCCTCTAATACCGGCTTGACTGATTTGAAACTTCACTGCCATACGTGTCCGAAATAGTCCCTTTTCCACCGAAGCTATGTGAACTCCGGCTGGGTCCTCGTCGGATTGTCCGAGAATCACTCTTTGGTTAATCTTATGACTGTGGGTGTCGCCTAGGGCAGGTATCACCTGGGAATCCTGTCCGTTGATTCGTGTCGTTACATCGTTGGTGATGACAATCTGGTGATAGGAAAATGATTCGAAACAAACTTGGGCGCTAGCAAGCGAATCTATACCCACCGCACATTTGTACTGTTGAGCCAGAACATGTAGTTTTGTAAGTATAACGTGATCCACCTGTATCCTCTCGAAAGAATTCTCTATattatttcttataagaaaagaTATTGAGTCAATCACCACTAGTTTTATCTGAAAAGCAAAGACCTtgttatgtttcaacaaatctaTGGCTTTAAATCTATTACCTTTTCTCCGGATTTTAAAAGCCTTTCAAGCGTTTCGATTCCCTCCAACATTTCACTACATTCATGAATGTGTCTGTAGTACACTCCGTTCATTAATCTATCGATGGTAAAATCACGTGTGGCCGCAACGAGTTCTTTCTTGTGGATTTGCACCAGTCTTTGACAGTGCCGGACACAGGCAGAAGCTAtttctgttgaaaaaaaaaaaaaaaaataatagaccTGGTAGCTCAATCCTAATATGATACTTATGGCCTGAAATTATACCTTGTAGTCTGCCGGGATGGAATCCAAAGTTCGT contains:
- the LOC109426221 gene encoding DNA repair protein RAD51 homolog 3 isoform X2, whose product is MFTKTSWDLWKEECKQLGVVTFCRDLDQAIGSGVPVGMISEFCGPPGSGKTQMCLQLCINAQIPAQLGGLGAKAVYFDTNFGFHPGRLQEIASACVRHCQRLVQIHKKELVAATRDFTIDRLMNGVYYRHIHECSEMLEGIETLERLLKSGEKIKLVVIDSISFLIRNNIENSFERIQVDHVILTKLHVLAQQYKCAIVITNDVTTRINGQDSQVIPALGDTHSHKINQRVILGQSDEDPAGVHIASVEKGLFRTRMAVKFQISQAGIRGVRKK
- the LOC109426221 gene encoding DNA repair protein RAD51 homolog 3 isoform X1 encodes the protein MFTKTSWDLWKEECKQLGVVTFCRDLDQAIGSGVPVGMISEFCGPPGSGKTQMCLQLCINAQIPAQLGGLGAKAVYFDTNFGFHPGRLQEIASACVRHCQRLVQIHKKELVAATRDFTIDRLMNGVYYRHIHECSEMLEGIETLERLLKSGEKIKLVVIDSISFLIRNNIENSFERIQVDHVILTKLHVLAQQYKCAVGIDSLASAQVCFESFSYHQIVITNDVTTRINGQDSQVIPALGDTHSHKINQRVILGQSDEDPAGVHIASVEKGLFRTRMAVKFQISQAGIRGVRKK